The genomic window GAGTCTcgatttcatatataatttgattttgaattatcAACTTATACTTTTTTCcgtgaatgaaaaaaaaaaaaaaaaccaattattTTAACCATGAAACCAAACATGTATTAAGTGTGTAACTAAGGCATAGCCACCTCGCACGTGCAAATGCCGTAACTCAACTTgattcattcattttcattgatATATATACACGTGCTTTCTTCGCTTTCTCTTCTTGTTGACACACTTTTCATTTCACTTCCTCTCTCTACAACTTGAACAACAACGCAACTTCATCACAGCACAGAGTCAATTTCGATTAATGTCGGGGAGAAAGAGGAGGAAGTTGAAATTGTAAGTTACTTCTCTGTTTAATCTAATTGCCAATTTTCATCATCAATTCATAattcactttttattttcagttaattaattaattaattaaagctAATATGTGACAATTGGTTTGTTATGTTGGATCTCTATGTAGAATGATggattttagttttttcatgTCTAATTATTCAATCTGAACTCTCAATTTCACAAAATTGAAGAAGTTTGTGGGTAGTTTATAAGATTGATTGCATTAGGGTTTATGGATCAAATTAGAGTTAGATGTTTTAGTAATTTGTTCAATACTGTGATgtgatgcatttttttttttgtaaatttaatcATCTATTAGTTATGTGTTTAATTTTATTCATCTGCATCTATTAGTTATGTGTTTAATTTTATTCATCTGCAACAATCCTGCTTAATTTTAAAGAGTTAAACTGCATTAATTAATGTGTGCTCTTTTTTTGTATTTACACTACTTGGGTGGTTGAAGAATTGGTGCCGGTGGAAGAATTAAACTGGATTAACTAATGTGTCCTCTTTTTTTGTACATTAATAAAGGAGTAAACCATTAATTTGGTCCTTCTACTGTCAATCTCTCtccagtttggtccctaaactataaaaatatattaagactcggtttggtaaaaaatagcggatagctgATAGCTATCTTATAGTGGATGAGCTTTAGCGAATAAGTTAGCTAagtgaatttgtagtgtttggtaaaattagcggttgaactagcttataagtatgaaatgacataaaaaagatatgtttaattaatatttactactccctccgtcccaaaaagaatgacccattttgaatatatgcactattcatatatattgttttgaccatatttttctactaataaataaaaataaatattaacatataagatgttgttagattcgtctcgatgagtattttcaaaatataaattttttataatttttactattatacaattaaagatattagtcgccaaagttatgcattggcatgcgtgtttcggtcaactgggtcattctttttgggacggagggagtacctccgtccctaattataagaacctatttgaccactgcacgtatgccaatgcacaattttgatcacaaatatttttaattgtctattagtaaaaattataaaaatttaatattttgaaaatactcatcaaaacaaattgaacaagatcttacatgctaatatttacatatatatattattaaaaaaatacggtcaaaacaaggtaaatgaatagtacatttttgtcaaacagggTGAcagggtcttataattagggacggatgTAGTAACttttttcatgtttttaatGGGTCTGATGGACTAAATTGATGAACTGTACGATTTTACGAAATGGATCGCGATTTTGACAACCTTGGGAATAATAATAGTTTATGGACTATTTAGTATATATCTATAGTTCAGGGACTAAATTGGAGAGAGATTGATAGTTCATAGACcaaattgatggtttattcTTAATGAAGACTTGATAAAGTCACAgagatctaataatttttatcctTGCTGTTGCATTTTAAGATAATTCAAGCGGATTTGTTTGGCAGAACTCTTACATGCATGTCTAATTGTTTAGGTTGAGTGATACAATTGCTAACAGCAGAAGAGGAGCAACAGAGGTGAAAAATGATAATTTGGAGCTGCAAACATGGTCTGATCTCCCCGCTGAACTCTTACAAATAATCATGTCTCAATTACCCCTAGACGACAATGTCCGTGCTTCTGTTGTTTGCAAGAGTTGGTATTCTGTTGCTAATGCTGTACGCGTGGTGAATCAATCACCATGGTTAATGTATTTTCCAAAATTTGGTCAGTGGTATGAGTTCTATGACCCTGTGCAGCGGAAGACATATTCTATTGAGTTTCCAGAGTTGAATGGATCTAGAGTTTGTTATACAAAAGATGGTTGGTTACTGCTATACCGGCCAAGAACTGACCGGGTGTTCTTCTTTAACCCCTTCACTCGGGAGACCATCAAAATGCCAAGATTTGAGATGACATACCAGATAGTTGCTTTTTCTTGTGCTCCAACATCACCTAACTGTGTTCTGTTCACTGTTAAGCATGTTAGTCCTACTGTTGTGGCCATTAGCACATGTCACCCTGGGGCAACCGAGTGGACCACTGTTAATTACCAAAACCGCTTGCCCTTTGTCAGTAGCATATGGAATAAACTTGTGTTTTGTAATGGACTCTTTTATTGCCTGAGTTTAACAGGTTGGCTAGGGGTGTTTGATCCATCTGAACGCACTTGGAGTGTTCTATCGGTACCTCCACCCAAATGCCCTGAGAATTTTTTCGCCAAAAATTGGTGGAAGGGGAAATTTATGACCGAGCAAGAGGGAGATGTAATAGTAATATATACTTGTTCTAGTGAAAACCCTATTATTTTCAAGTTAGACCAGGCATTAATGGAATGGGAAGAGCTAAAAACACTAGATGGAGCAACTCTTTTTGCTAGTTTCTTGTCTTCCCATTCAAGGATCGACCTCCCTGGAATGATGAGGAACAGTATCTACTTCTCTAAAGTTCGTTTTTATGGAAAGCGTTGCATATCATTCTCTCTTGATGACTATCGATACTATCCTCGTAAGCAGTGGCATGACTGGGGTGAACAAGACCCTTTCGAAAGCATATGGATTGAACCACCAAAGGACTTCTCCGGATTCACTTGAAGAATTTTTGTGAAACAGATGATTATTTCCAAATCAGTAATGTGTAGAGGTATTTGTTTTCACTTGGTTTTTAGCTTTGTTTTATAACTTCTGGTTATATGCTTTGATACTAATGCATAATAAGCTAGTTTGTGGTTTGCTTTGCTAAATTTTATGTATATTTGTAACAGTTCATCAACATCATTGAtgttttattatttcatttgaCTATCAATGCTTACTACCTGCAATGTAATCTAGGATTCATCGTTCATTTGTTCTTATCTACATTAACTTATAGGTTTTGAATTTGATCCACtcacattgtaaaaaaaataaattagtacaCTATCATCTAGTAATTATTTATTGACATCTCACTAAAATAGTTGGACTGTAATAATAGCTATCTAAAAAGTCAAACATGATTGAATTGAGAATATAAAAAACTGtgaatgtcaaaaaaaattaaattcagcCATATGTTTCATTTACAATTCTAAAAAATGTTTACATTTGCAAAAATGTTTTGTAGCATCTCCCATTTCAGTTCTGGTCGTAACTCATAAATAATACTTTGCATTTACTGCACCTTTTTACATAAAAGCTCTTGTAAATgctaatcaatatttttaaagtgGGATGGATACTGTCAATGTTTAATTGAAAGTAGCCATGGTCATATCATTGGCTTTGGAAAACAGAAAAGGGATTGCAGTTCTGCAATACATAATGTTTTCTGTACATTTGTGCATTATACATACTAGTGTACTACATTGATTTAAGCAAGAGAGGTCACTTGTTTATTGGGATTTCTGGCTTGTGTGAACTTTATATGAATAATCACAATTACAATATTACTTcatgtgtgtttgtgttgaatTGTTTGTTAATATCTTATTTAGttcatctatttttatttaacaatCAGCTTTTATAAAACTTCTGCCTACATTCCATATAATGCCTAATTTGTTTACAAACTTTACatagtttgtcaaggtagtaaGGCGTAAGTTTGCTCTGTAACTTTCTTAGTAGGGAGGGGAAGGAAAGAAGGAAGAATAACTATTAGGGTAAAATTTTATTAAGCCAAGAATATCTTATTATTGGTTTCCTTCATGTTGTAGAAAAGATGGTTGATCTCAATTTAGGTGGTTTGGACATGTGTGGAGAAGACATAGATTTTGTAGTAAGGAGACATAGAGAGTATATCAGATGGAGGGTGAAAAGCCAAGAAAAACTAAGAGAAACTATTAGGAAAGACCTGAAGGTTAATGGTTTTGTTGCAGATATGATTTATGATAGAATGTTATATTGGTATAGCCGTATAGCTTACTAGAGCTCAGGCTTTGGTTGTTGTTAAGAAACATGGCATCCATGGATAAAGTTGAGAGAAAGCTAGAAAAACTCTTTGAATTGATCAAAATAGAATATTACAAAGGAGAAAGATGAGTACAAATGACTAGAGCAAAGTCTATTCATAGGCTAACTGACTGACTAACTAACTAGTAACTATAAAAACTAATTTGATCTCAATTGCCTCCTGCAAGCTGGAAGGTGTTCACAACACTTCTAGTTCGGGGTGACTAAtacaaaatacatcaaaatggAAGAATATACTGTCAAGAATTATGGCTTGATACCTTTCTCATTGTTATTTCTTGTATATATAGAGGTTACAAGGTTATACAGGTAATTACACTAAATAATTACATTTAATGAGAACAAATCAATGTCTGATTTGTTTTCCTTATTCTAGGAACAaactaataaatataattaagagGACAAGTCAACTTCTTATTCACATCCCCCCTCAAATTGATGCGGTTGGTCAATGAACATCAATTTTGCTAACAAGAAACTGATGGCGTGGGCGTGGAACAACTTTAGTAAGAATATCTGCAACTTGAAACTGAGTACTGACATGAGGAAGTGCTATAAGTCGGTCATCATATGCATCACAGATTGAATGACAATCGATTTCGATATGTTTGGTGCGTTCATGAAAGACAGGATTTGCAACAATCTGGATGACACTTGTATTGTCGGCATAAAGTGACGTAGGCTCAGTTTGAGGAAGTCCAAGTTCAGCCAAAAGACCACGTAACCAAATAATTTCCGAGCAAGCAACAGACATGGCGCGATACTCAGATTCAGTAGAGGATTTAGAGACTCTTGCTTGCTTCTTACTTTTCCATGAGATCAACGAAGAaccaagaaacatgcaccaACCAGTTACAGATCGACGAGTGTCAGGACACCCTGCCCAATCAACATCACTATAAGCACGCAATTTAGGAGCTATTCCGGTGGGGCAATAAGAGATAATATGGTCCCGCTGCTTGCAATAGTTACAAAACTTCTTACCACCGCAACTATGAGCATAATGTCCAAATTGGTTGCAAGAGAAGCATTGAATTTGTCGAACATCACGACCTTTACCTCTACTCTGAGCAGCATATGCAATCGTAACAGGCTAAAAAATGACAGCATCAAGAGACATGGCTCCTTGAGTAGCAAGACGTTGTTCCTCTCGGAGAAGTTCACCAACACATGTATTTAAAGAAGGAACAGGGTTCCTATTCAGCAAAACACCTCTAACAACCTCAAATTCTGGACGGAGCTTCATGAGAAATTGATCTCGCCTACTAGTATTGTAGACCTCTTGGACAACCGCAAGAGAACTCTCAGGGACCTTAGCATGGATTATTGCAGAGTGTTCTGTCCACAAATTCAGAAATCCAGAATAATactcttgaacaaataaatTACCGTGTTTGTAATTGGCTATCTCTTGCTCCAACTGAAAACGTCTGACATCATTATCTTGGTCATAAATACGCTTCAAGTAATTCCACATTTCTTGAGCAGTAGAAAAAGCTCGCAAATTATTAATCATCTGAGGATCAATAGTACTAAGAATCCAAGTGATAATTTTTGTATCTTTGGTTTCCCATTCATTTAAATCAGTTGTCTCTAATGGTGTCAGAGACATCATCTAAGTGACTCCATAATCCCTCCACTTTAACATAATGCCTAAACTGAAATTCCCAAGCAGGATAATTTTTACCGGTAAAACGGACACAAGAAATTGCTTTTTCTGAAGCCATTATAGCGAAGCAAAGGGAACAAGACAGTAACAACGATGGGCAGTGAACAAAGGCTTGTGAATGGAAATTTGGACAagtgaataaaataaaatgaagtggCTGGAAAGGTTGTTGACAAGTATCAAGTAAAAAACCAATACGCAAACTACAAGCAGTGACCtcctttatatataattttttttttaaccccgtacagccagaaaaaaaaaaacaaatatgataaaaggCAAGTACCAATTTGCAATACGACAATCAGATCAGGAACCGCGAACACTGTCACGATATGAACAACCAAGGAGCGGCAGCAATCAGAATCTGATTGCAAAAGAACGACCAGGAACCGAGAAGACCAAATCAAGAGACGGCGAGGAACCGCGGACAGCAAAAATCAGGGTTTCGAAAATGATGAAACCGACGGAAACAATTTCAAGAGCGAGACCTGGTGGGGTGTCACTGAACCAAACCAAGATGAGCAAAGATGTTACAGGTTTGATCGAACCTTATGATACATGTCAAGAATTATGGCTTGATACCTTTCTCATTGTTATTTCTTGTATATATAGAGGTTACAGGGTTATATAGGTAATTACACTAAATAATTACATTTAATGAGAACAAATCAATatctaatttgttttccttatCCTAGGAACAaactaataaatataattaagagGA from Trifolium pratense cultivar HEN17-A07 linkage group LG1, ARS_RC_1.1, whole genome shotgun sequence includes these protein-coding regions:
- the LOC123903239 gene encoding F-box/kelch-repeat protein At1g57790-like, with protein sequence MSGRKRRKLKLLSDTIANSRRGATEVKNDNLELQTWSDLPAELLQIIMSQLPLDDNVRASVVCKSWYSVANAVRVVNQSPWLMYFPKFGQWYEFYDPVQRKTYSIEFPELNGSRVCYTKDGWLLLYRPRTDRVFFFNPFTRETIKMPRFEMTYQIVAFSCAPTSPNCVLFTVKHVSPTVVAISTCHPGATEWTTVNYQNRLPFVSSIWNKLVFCNGLFYCLSLTGWLGVFDPSERTWSVLSVPPPKCPENFFAKNWWKGKFMTEQEGDVIVIYTCSSENPIIFKLDQALMEWEELKTLDGATLFASFLSSHSRIDLPGMMRNSIYFSKVRFYGKRCISFSLDDYRYYPRKQWHDWGEQDPFESIWIEPPKDFSGFT